One stretch of Desulfovibrio sp. JC022 DNA includes these proteins:
- a CDS encoding DAK2 domain-containing protein — MAAASKLIANSPHLDAINVFPVPDGDTGANMAGTMRSIVSSTGKSVERSIEKMTALIAESALDGAKGNSGAILAQFLCGFAEGVKDMPKLSPSDFAKAASLAAKRSCEAISDPKDGTIVSVIRDWAAHLHANGDNYRDFHHLLSDSLEFARNSAKCTTEKLAELKAAGVVDAGAQGFVYLLEGIVDLLENGKIEKSFLPDARNSKSFGNVQAKVAVESLDFRFCTEFLIKGENIDKNAIRNAISEMGDSLIVAGTPGSVKIHIHTNDPDAVENIVNGYGEVVKRKVDDMLVQHKRLLADDRKVGILTDSTCDLPDEILEEFDIRVVPMRLSIDENEYIDQVTLSSGEFYKILPGASKALTSQPSPGDMKRAYAKVSSDYEDVVSMHVAKVLSGTFQNALTVSNPFDNVSAIDSKMLSVGLGLPVLEAARAAQKGATAAEVRRVADRAVENVKIFVTIDTLDYAVRGGRMSKGQGFIAKTLNIKPILQFAGEGKPRVVAKSFGVKRQEDALIKLVKDNAYGRGRFRYAISHADTPETAEKFIRILKAEFGVDPEFVVEASPVLGLHSGPGACAVAFITDE, encoded by the coding sequence GTGGCTGCCGCAAGCAAGCTTATAGCCAATTCCCCGCATTTGGACGCCATCAACGTATTTCCGGTTCCCGACGGGGATACCGGGGCGAATATGGCAGGCACCATGCGCAGCATAGTGAGTTCCACCGGTAAATCTGTGGAGCGTTCCATTGAAAAAATGACCGCCCTTATTGCGGAATCCGCCCTTGACGGGGCTAAAGGGAACTCCGGTGCCATTTTGGCTCAGTTTCTGTGTGGATTCGCTGAGGGTGTGAAAGATATGCCTAAGCTTTCTCCTTCGGATTTTGCCAAAGCGGCTTCCTTGGCAGCAAAGCGTTCCTGTGAGGCTATTTCCGACCCTAAAGATGGTACCATTGTTAGTGTTATTCGGGATTGGGCTGCGCATCTGCATGCCAATGGCGATAACTACCGTGATTTCCATCATCTTCTTTCCGATTCTCTTGAATTTGCGCGGAATTCCGCAAAATGCACAACTGAAAAGCTTGCAGAGCTCAAGGCTGCCGGTGTTGTAGATGCCGGAGCGCAGGGGTTTGTCTATCTTCTGGAAGGTATTGTTGACCTGCTGGAAAACGGAAAAATCGAAAAGAGCTTTCTCCCGGACGCCCGAAATTCCAAATCCTTTGGAAATGTTCAGGCTAAGGTTGCTGTTGAATCCCTTGATTTTCGTTTCTGTACCGAATTTCTCATTAAAGGTGAGAATATTGATAAAAACGCTATTCGGAATGCCATCTCTGAAATGGGCGACAGTTTGATCGTGGCCGGAACTCCCGGTTCGGTTAAGATTCATATTCATACCAACGATCCCGATGCCGTGGAAAATATTGTCAACGGTTATGGCGAAGTCGTTAAGCGCAAGGTGGACGATATGCTGGTTCAGCATAAACGCCTTCTTGCCGATGACCGCAAGGTCGGTATCCTTACTGACAGTACTTGTGACCTTCCCGATGAAATTTTGGAGGAATTTGATATCCGCGTGGTTCCCATGCGCTTATCTATTGATGAAAATGAGTACATTGATCAGGTTACCCTCAGTTCCGGCGAATTTTATAAAATTCTGCCCGGAGCAAGCAAGGCTCTTACTTCCCAGCCTTCACCGGGTGATATGAAGCGGGCTTATGCCAAAGTTTCATCTGATTACGAAGATGTGGTTTCCATGCATGTCGCCAAAGTTCTCAGCGGGACTTTTCAGAATGCCCTGACTGTGAGCAATCCTTTTGACAATGTTTCTGCTATCGACAGTAAGATGTTGTCTGTAGGTCTTGGTCTGCCTGTGCTTGAGGCTGCCCGTGCTGCCCAGAAGGGAGCTACTGCCGCCGAGGTCCGCAGGGTTGCTGACCGTGCTGTTGAAAATGTCAAAATATTCGTGACCATTGATACTCTCGATTATGCCGTGCGCGGCGGACGTATGAGCAAGGGGCAGGGTTTCATTGCCAAGACATTGAACATCAAGCCTATCTTGCAGTTCGCCGGAGAAGGTAAGCCCAGAGTTGTGGCTAAGTCTTTCGGTGTGAAGCGTCAGGAAGATGCTTTGATCAAGCTGGTCAAGGATAATGCATATGGCCGCGGACGTTTTCGCTATGCCATTTCCCATGCAGATACCCCCGAGACCGCTGAAAAATTTATACGTATCCTCAAAGCAGAGTTTGGCGTAGATCCGGAATTTGTTGTTGAGGCTTCTCCTGTCTTGGGACTGCATTCCGGTCCCGGAGCATGTGCGGTGGCTTTCATTACCGACGAATAG
- a CDS encoding STAS domain-containing protein: MTSINDSIERVGLGANALKLKEKVEGQNSDTMQSIDSVIDQAFDIQFDFIERQKGEFAIFAPKGRISNNTVKFFKNRIYNAAGEAGGKTIINLRYASLIDSVGLGVLINTHKMAEKNGGMVVYTDVPERIMKNLKMLYMDRFLNFAPDMKQAVKMMDW; the protein is encoded by the coding sequence ATGACTAGCATAAATGACAGTATAGAGCGCGTTGGTCTCGGGGCCAATGCCTTGAAGTTAAAGGAAAAGGTGGAGGGGCAAAATTCTGACACTATGCAGAGTATCGACTCTGTTATTGATCAGGCTTTTGATATTCAATTTGATTTTATTGAGAGGCAAAAGGGAGAGTTTGCCATTTTTGCCCCCAAGGGACGGATCAGCAATAATACTGTGAAGTTTTTCAAGAACAGAATCTATAATGCCGCCGGAGAAGCTGGTGGTAAGACAATAATTAATCTTAGGTATGCCAGTCTGATAGACAGTGTCGGGCTCGGAGTATTAATCAATACCCACAAGATGGCTGAAAAGAATGGCGGGATGGTCGTTTATACTGATGTCCCGGAAAGAATCATGAAGAATCTTAAGATGTTGTACATGGATCGGTTCTTAAATTTTGCTCCTGACATGAAGCAGGCAGTAAAGATGATGGACTGGTAA
- a CDS encoding amino acid ABC transporter ATP-binding protein, which translates to MAMIEIKNLHKWYGDFHVLKGINDHVDKGEVLVICGPSGSGKSTFIRCINRLEDYQKGTITFDDKDILDKSVNINELRAEIGIVFQQFNLYPHLTVLDNVTLAPLKVRNIPKAEAEENALYLLERVGIHDQAHKYPAELSGGQQQRVAIARALAMKPKAMLFDEPTSALDPEMINEVLNVMKDLAREGMTMLCVTHEMGFAREVADRVIFMDGGEVIEQAPPEEFFRNPKHERAKMFLKEIL; encoded by the coding sequence ATGGCAATGATTGAAATTAAGAATCTCCACAAGTGGTACGGGGATTTTCACGTATTAAAAGGTATCAATGACCATGTGGATAAAGGTGAAGTTCTTGTAATCTGTGGTCCTAGCGGGTCCGGTAAGAGTACTTTTATCCGCTGCATCAACAGGCTTGAAGATTACCAAAAAGGGACCATTACCTTCGATGATAAAGACATACTTGACAAGAGTGTAAATATTAATGAACTGCGCGCCGAAATTGGCATTGTTTTTCAGCAGTTCAACCTTTATCCCCACCTGACTGTTCTGGATAACGTCACCCTTGCACCCCTGAAAGTGCGTAATATCCCCAAGGCTGAGGCCGAGGAAAATGCACTTTACCTTCTTGAAAGGGTTGGAATCCACGATCAGGCCCATAAGTACCCCGCAGAACTTTCCGGCGGACAGCAGCAGCGTGTCGCCATTGCAAGGGCGTTGGCTATGAAGCCCAAGGCCATGCTTTTTGACGAGCCAACTTCTGCGCTTGATCCGGAAATGATCAACGAAGTATTAAATGTAATGAAAGATCTTGCCCGTGAGGGCATGACCATGCTTTGCGTGACCCACGAAATGGGCTTTGCCCGCGAAGTGGCTGATCGCGTAATTTTCATGGATGGCGGTGAAGTCATTGAACAGGCTCCTCCGGAGGAGTTCTTCCGCAATCCTAAACATGAACGAGCCAAGATGTTTTTGAAGGAGATTTTGTAA
- a CDS encoding efflux RND transporter periplasmic adaptor subunit: MSRTEISISMRHFPRFLFLLSILSLCIALPGCKDDKQSANSYPPAPVTIAKAELINTPYYLTAIGTVKAVDSITVRSRVTGYLSKIFINDGEYVDKGQQLFTMDPSPYEASIGQLKAELASDITKYEQAKKDYNRYRDLVKRKVVSEENFEEKRLDMKTASDEIAVTQAKLNDARNDLKYCFIRSPIDGLAGYVTPTEGNLIEENKDELVVINKISPIAVNFYLPQKYLAEVQKYSSNNTLEVLAITEGRDKPETGKLTFIDNQVDTKTGTIWMQGRFENDNHALWPGNYVEIRLKLYDEDVIRIPMEATCTGPEGKFVWIANSNNTVDMRPIKVNRRAGKLDIIDNGLKDKEVVVSDGQLRLYPGAAISIKKQSGNSTANGPETKSGD, from the coding sequence ATGTCCCGGACTGAAATATCCATCTCAATGCGTCACTTCCCCCGATTTCTATTTCTATTATCCATCCTTTCCCTTTGCATTGCATTACCCGGCTGCAAGGATGATAAACAGTCAGCAAACAGCTACCCGCCCGCACCTGTTACTATTGCTAAGGCTGAACTTATAAATACGCCCTACTACCTTACCGCCATCGGAACAGTAAAGGCTGTGGACTCCATTACTGTCCGTTCAAGGGTTACCGGATACCTGAGCAAAATATTCATTAATGACGGAGAATACGTGGACAAAGGCCAACAGCTGTTCACTATGGACCCTTCGCCCTATGAGGCTTCCATAGGACAGCTTAAAGCTGAACTTGCTTCCGACATAACAAAATATGAACAGGCAAAAAAAGATTACAATCGCTATCGCGACCTTGTGAAGCGCAAAGTTGTCAGTGAAGAAAATTTTGAAGAAAAACGTCTGGATATGAAAACCGCCAGTGATGAAATTGCGGTAACCCAGGCAAAGCTCAATGATGCGCGCAACGATCTCAAATACTGCTTCATCCGCTCCCCCATTGACGGCCTTGCCGGATATGTCACTCCCACGGAAGGAAATCTTATCGAAGAGAACAAAGATGAACTGGTAGTTATCAACAAAATTTCCCCTATTGCCGTAAACTTCTACCTGCCTCAAAAATATCTGGCCGAAGTGCAGAAATACTCAAGCAACAATACTCTGGAAGTCCTTGCCATTACCGAAGGCCGCGATAAACCGGAAACAGGCAAGTTGACCTTTATTGATAATCAGGTGGATACCAAAACCGGGACCATCTGGATGCAGGGCAGATTTGAAAATGACAACCACGCCCTCTGGCCCGGAAACTATGTTGAAATCCGGCTCAAGCTGTACGATGAAGATGTCATCCGCATTCCCATGGAAGCCACCTGCACCGGGCCGGAAGGAAAATTCGTCTGGATAGCCAACAGCAACAACACCGTTGACATGCGCCCCATCAAGGTAAATCGCAGAGCCGGAAAGCTTGATATCATCGACAACGGGCTGAAAGATAAGGAAGTGGTGGTTTCAGACGGACAATTGCGACTCTACCCCGGTGCGGCTATCAGCATCAAAAAACAATCAGGTAACAGCACAGCAAACGGACCAGAAACCAAGAGCGGTGATTAA
- a CDS encoding STAS domain-containing protein yields the protein MFDFIEEEREDCLLLCPKGSFNHSTVPLIRDRLYSHCCDDGCRIVMSMKDVDFIDSAGLGVMVHAHKYCDKYGGMIVYSDMNDMIAKNMKMLTMDRYLNFSPNIDSALLKFDW from the coding sequence ATGTTTGATTTTATTGAAGAGGAACGGGAGGATTGTCTTCTCTTATGCCCTAAAGGAAGTTTCAACCATTCCACAGTGCCTTTGATCCGAGATCGTTTATACAGTCATTGCTGTGATGACGGTTGCCGGATTGTCATGAGTATGAAGGACGTTGATTTTATCGACAGTGCCGGACTGGGAGTAATGGTTCATGCCCATAAATACTGCGATAAGTATGGCGGTATGATCGTTTACAGCGACATGAATGATATGATTGCGAAGAATATGAAAATGCTGACCATGGATCGTTATCTGAACTTCAGCCCGAATATTGATTCAGCTTTGCTGAAGTTCGACTGGTAG
- a CDS encoding efflux RND transporter permease subunit: MNVTEIFIKRPVMTSLVVIGMVFFGIVGYLRLPVSYLPAVEFPTLQVTATLPGASPSTMASSVATPLEKEFTSTPGLRSMSSVNSQGQTLITLQFDLDRNIDGAASDTQAAISRASGNLPTDLPQQPYYEKFNPADDPVLYMAIWSESMPLYKVNEYTTTFLTDTISMVNGVSKVEVYGESKLAVRVRVNPEKLAARGMNIDDIRQAIADQNVKEPVGTLDNKKQSVTVEATGQLKNADEFMPMIFESEDGRTVRLSEVGEVVNSVQSDKSGSWIDGKRGIVIAIKKQPGSNTIQVCETIREMLPTIRNQIPAGIQMKVLYDRSVPIEEAVNDVQETLLLAIFFVICVIFFFLKNFSATIIASVAVPVSIVFTFAIMYVLGYSLDTLSLLALTLSVGFVVDDAVVMIENIVRHLEMGKKPYQAALDGAKQITFTIISMTLSLAVVFIPLMYMSGIIGRILHEFAMTITVAILASGVVSLTMTPMLASRILKPGSKLSESDPIFDFLLRMYDRSLHFVMRHRAWTMGAAGLILLATIHFFMVIPKGFLPTDDMSYCQGFAQAKQGISYNAMKDHVKKLEPLLMADENIKSVITVAGAPIQNQGYIFPMLVSPGDREMTADQVARQLMYKLNQEPGIMVWIQNPPMIRLTAKSTKNLYQYTVQAPDQQELYSIAPQFEMQMRQIPFLTGLTSDLLDQNPELWVKIDRDKASYYGVTAHDIENTLNSAYSERKVSTIYGDTDQYWVILQVLPYNQRDPRDLMKLHVANKNGDLIRLDAIANFDEKPGPMQVNHTGMLPSVTYSFNIAPGYSLSDATSAINKLALDTLPDTVVSNFEGTADEFQKSMASVYFLLAIAVFIIFMILGILYESYIHPITIISGLPSAAIGGLITLTLFGKDLDLFGIVGVIMLIGIVKKNAIMVVDFALEAEKKENLSPAEAAMKGSLERFRPIMMTTIAAIAGAMPIALGLGAGAQARQPMGLAIVGGLILSQVVTLYLTPVFYTYMDSYQKWSYERGRAKRDLLGIPHKEGE; this comes from the coding sequence ATGAATGTCACCGAAATTTTCATCAAACGTCCGGTCATGACCTCACTTGTGGTCATCGGCATGGTCTTTTTCGGAATAGTGGGCTATTTGCGGCTTCCGGTAAGTTACCTGCCTGCGGTTGAATTTCCGACCTTACAGGTCACCGCAACCCTGCCCGGAGCAAGTCCATCCACTATGGCCTCATCGGTTGCAACCCCGCTGGAAAAGGAATTTACATCCACACCGGGGCTACGCTCCATGAGTTCCGTCAACTCGCAGGGACAGACCCTGATCACCCTGCAATTCGACCTTGACCGCAACATTGACGGTGCAGCATCGGACACGCAGGCAGCAATCTCTCGGGCCAGCGGCAACCTGCCCACCGACCTTCCGCAGCAGCCCTACTATGAAAAATTCAATCCGGCTGACGACCCGGTACTCTATATGGCTATCTGGTCGGAATCAATGCCTCTTTATAAAGTTAACGAATACACGACCACCTTTCTGACCGACACCATCTCCATGGTCAACGGCGTCTCCAAGGTGGAAGTCTATGGTGAATCCAAACTGGCGGTGCGGGTCCGGGTTAATCCGGAAAAACTTGCTGCGCGGGGCATGAATATTGATGACATCCGTCAGGCCATTGCCGATCAGAACGTAAAGGAACCTGTAGGCACGCTGGATAATAAAAAGCAGTCCGTAACCGTGGAAGCTACCGGACAGCTCAAAAATGCTGATGAATTCATGCCTATGATCTTTGAGTCAGAGGACGGCAGGACCGTGCGCCTTTCCGAAGTTGGTGAGGTCGTCAACTCGGTCCAGTCCGACAAATCAGGCTCGTGGATTGACGGCAAGCGCGGCATTGTTATCGCTATCAAAAAACAGCCCGGTTCCAACACCATTCAGGTCTGCGAAACCATCAGGGAAATGTTGCCCACCATCCGCAACCAGATTCCCGCCGGTATCCAGATGAAGGTCCTCTACGACCGCTCTGTGCCCATTGAGGAAGCGGTTAATGATGTTCAGGAGACCCTGCTGCTGGCAATCTTTTTCGTTATCTGCGTTATCTTCTTTTTCCTGAAAAACTTCTCAGCAACCATCATCGCATCGGTTGCGGTACCGGTATCCATCGTTTTTACCTTTGCCATTATGTACGTGCTGGGCTACTCGCTGGATACACTTTCCTTACTGGCCTTGACCCTATCTGTAGGATTTGTTGTTGATGATGCCGTAGTTATGATCGAAAATATTGTCCGTCATCTGGAAATGGGCAAGAAACCGTATCAAGCTGCACTGGACGGTGCCAAACAAATCACCTTCACCATCATCTCCATGACCCTGTCACTGGCGGTTGTATTCATTCCGCTCATGTATATGTCCGGGATCATCGGGCGTATCCTGCATGAATTCGCCATGACCATTACCGTGGCGATTCTTGCCTCGGGCGTGGTCTCACTGACCATGACCCCCATGCTTGCCAGCCGCATTCTCAAACCGGGCAGTAAGCTTTCCGAGTCCGATCCCATATTCGATTTCCTGCTGCGCATGTATGACCGCTCCCTGCATTTTGTCATGCGCCACCGGGCATGGACCATGGGGGCAGCCGGATTAATCCTGCTGGCGACCATTCATTTTTTCATGGTCATCCCCAAGGGATTTCTCCCCACAGACGACATGAGCTATTGTCAGGGATTTGCGCAAGCCAAGCAGGGCATATCCTACAACGCCATGAAGGATCATGTAAAAAAGCTTGAACCGCTCCTCATGGCCGATGAAAACATCAAAAGCGTCATTACCGTAGCCGGGGCTCCTATTCAGAATCAGGGCTACATCTTCCCCATGCTGGTCTCTCCGGGGGATCGTGAAATGACTGCGGATCAGGTAGCCCGACAGTTGATGTACAAACTCAACCAAGAACCGGGCATCATGGTCTGGATTCAGAATCCGCCCATGATCAGGCTGACCGCCAAATCCACCAAAAACCTCTACCAGTACACGGTACAGGCCCCGGATCAGCAGGAGCTGTATTCCATTGCCCCGCAGTTTGAAATGCAGATGCGCCAAATACCGTTTTTGACCGGCCTGACTTCTGATCTGCTGGACCAGAACCCGGAACTCTGGGTCAAGATTGACCGAGACAAAGCATCCTACTACGGGGTCACCGCACATGATATTGAGAACACTCTCAACTCCGCGTATTCCGAACGCAAGGTCTCGACTATTTACGGAGACACAGACCAGTACTGGGTCATCCTGCAAGTACTGCCCTACAACCAGCGCGACCCGCGTGACCTGATGAAGCTGCACGTTGCCAACAAAAACGGCGATCTGATCAGGCTGGACGCAATTGCCAATTTTGACGAGAAGCCCGGCCCCATGCAGGTCAACCATACCGGCATGCTGCCCTCGGTAACTTATTCATTCAACATCGCTCCCGGCTATTCACTTAGTGACGCAACCTCAGCCATCAACAAACTGGCCCTCGACACCCTGCCGGATACTGTGGTTTCCAATTTTGAAGGAACAGCTGACGAATTCCAAAAATCCATGGCCAGTGTTTATTTCCTGCTGGCTATTGCTGTTTTCATCATTTTCATGATTCTGGGAATTCTTTATGAAAGCTACATCCACCCCATCACTATTATCTCCGGGCTGCCCTCAGCAGCCATCGGCGGGCTTATCACCCTGACCCTTTTCGGTAAGGACCTCGACCTGTTCGGCATTGTGGGTGTCATCATGCTTATCGGTATTGTTAAGAAAAACGCTATTATGGTGGTAGATTTCGCTCTTGAAGCCGAAAAGAAAGAGAATCTATCCCCGGCTGAAGCAGCCATGAAAGGATCGTTGGAAAGATTCCGCCCGATCATGATGACAACTATCGCAGCAATTGCCGGGGCTATGCCCATTGCGCTTGGGCTTGGTGCCGGGGCTCAGGCACGCCAGCCCATGGGGCTTGCCATTGTGGGCGGACTGATTCTCTCGCAGGTGGTTACACTCTATCTGACTCCGGTCTTCTATACCTACATGGATTCATACCAAAAATGGTCATATGAACGCGGACGTGCCAAGCGAGACCTGCTCGGTATTCCGCATAAGGAAGGGGAGTGA